The Streptomyces sp. NBC_00344 genome includes a window with the following:
- a CDS encoding alpha/beta hydrolase family protein: MSTSTATRADALGTPAPVLSFSPVVLSVPGRPVDLQVRVSVPATGTGLPVILLSHGHGPSNSLSSLNGYAPLANYWAAHGFAVVQPTHLTSRTLSHLVADAPGAPDFWRSRAEDMTHILDRLDVIEGTVPQLAGRIDQTKVALAGHSLGGFTAALLLGAGLNDPATGNVVHLVDPRIKAGVLLAAPGRGGEALNGPMAEQWPIIGAVDFSTMTAPALVVAGDKDDSRHFTDMGPDWHADPYTLAPGPKTLLTLFDAEHGLGGIAGYDAAENTDENPVRVAALARLTAAYLRTRLHPGSLAWQTACEELTTGTDPVGRVESK, encoded by the coding sequence GTGAGCACATCCACTGCCACCAGGGCCGACGCCTTGGGCACGCCCGCCCCTGTCCTGTCCTTCAGCCCCGTGGTCCTCTCCGTGCCCGGGCGTCCCGTGGACCTCCAGGTGCGCGTCTCCGTACCCGCGACCGGAACCGGTCTCCCGGTCATCCTGCTCTCCCACGGTCACGGCCCCTCGAACAGCCTCTCCTCACTCAACGGCTACGCGCCGCTCGCCAACTACTGGGCCGCCCACGGGTTCGCCGTCGTCCAGCCCACCCACCTCACCTCCCGGACACTGAGCCACCTGGTCGCCGACGCACCCGGTGCACCCGACTTCTGGCGCTCCCGCGCCGAGGACATGACCCACATCCTCGACCGGCTCGACGTGATCGAGGGCACCGTGCCGCAGCTCGCGGGTCGGATCGACCAGACCAAGGTCGCCCTCGCCGGACACTCGCTCGGCGGTTTCACCGCCGCCCTCCTGCTGGGCGCCGGGCTCAACGACCCCGCCACCGGAAACGTGGTGCACCTCGTCGACCCCCGGATCAAGGCAGGCGTACTGCTCGCCGCGCCCGGCAGGGGTGGCGAAGCCCTCAACGGGCCCATGGCCGAGCAGTGGCCGATCATCGGGGCCGTCGACTTCTCCACCATGACCGCACCCGCGCTGGTCGTCGCCGGCGACAAGGACGACTCCCGCCACTTCACGGACATGGGGCCCGACTGGCACGCCGACCCCTACACCCTCGCCCCCGGTCCCAAGACCCTGCTCACCCTGTTCGACGCGGAGCACGGACTCGGCGGGATCGCGGGATACGACGCCGCCGAGAACACGGACGAGAACCCGGTGCGAGTCGCCGCCCTCGCCCGGCTCACCGCGGCCTATCTCCGCACCCGGCTTCACCCCGGCTCCCTCGCATGGCAGACCGCGTGCGAGGAACTGACGACCGGCACAGACCCGGTAGGACGAGTCGAATCCAAGTAG
- a CDS encoding TetR/AcrR family transcriptional regulator has translation MATESPAGESPSGGKRADAQRNRQTVLTAAAEVFVTSGVDAPIRQIAAQAGVGMATIYRNFPTRADLVTAVYRHQIEECAEAGPNLLTSADSPFDALRQWIDLFVDFLVTKHGLADALQSDNDRFAALHAHFLDRLLPVCAQLLDAAVEAGGISPGTQPYELMRGIGNLCIRRDNDPRYDPRRLIALLLEGLQRPHAS, from the coding sequence ATGGCCACCGAGAGCCCTGCAGGGGAGTCGCCGTCCGGAGGCAAGCGGGCCGACGCCCAGCGCAACCGGCAGACGGTGCTCACTGCCGCCGCCGAAGTGTTCGTCACCTCCGGCGTCGACGCGCCGATCCGCCAGATCGCGGCCCAGGCAGGCGTCGGGATGGCCACGATCTACCGCAACTTTCCGACCCGGGCGGATCTCGTCACCGCCGTCTACCGCCACCAGATCGAGGAATGCGCCGAAGCCGGCCCGAACCTGCTCACCAGTGCTGACTCCCCGTTCGACGCACTGCGCCAGTGGATCGACCTCTTCGTCGACTTCCTCGTCACCAAGCACGGACTCGCCGACGCCCTGCAGTCCGACAACGACCGCTTCGCCGCGCTGCACGCCCACTTCCTCGACCGCCTGCTGCCCGTCTGCGCCCAACTGCTCGACGCCGCAGTCGAGGCCGGCGGCATCAGCCCCGGCACGCAGCCGTACGAGCTGATGCGCGGGATCGGAAATCTCTGCATCCGACGCGACAACGACCCCCGCTACGACCCCCGACGCCTGATCGCTCTCCTCCTCGAGGGACTCCAGCGACCTCACGCGTCCTGA
- a CDS encoding response regulator transcription factor has translation MIRVVVVDDEPMVCGFLRTILGSADDIEVVGEAHDGAAGVDAVRRSRPDVVLMDLRMPVMDGLTAIEHIGTLAEPPAVVVLTTFDADQYVLRALRAGAAGFLVKSTPPEDLIGLVRVAAEGHTVLSAAAARRLVAASTDGLSARDRARKLTESLTGREREVLACLGQGLSNAQAAARLHLSEATIKGYVSRTLDKLGCVNRTQAGLIAHDAGIARP, from the coding sequence GTGATCAGGGTTGTCGTGGTGGACGACGAGCCGATGGTGTGCGGATTTCTGCGCACCATTCTGGGGTCGGCGGACGACATCGAAGTGGTCGGAGAGGCACACGACGGGGCGGCGGGTGTCGACGCGGTGCGGCGCAGCCGCCCGGACGTCGTACTGATGGACTTGCGGATGCCGGTGATGGACGGGCTCACCGCGATCGAGCACATCGGCACACTCGCCGAGCCGCCGGCCGTGGTGGTGCTGACGACCTTCGACGCCGATCAGTACGTACTGCGCGCGCTGCGGGCGGGCGCGGCCGGGTTCCTGGTCAAGTCGACTCCGCCGGAGGACCTGATCGGCCTGGTCAGGGTGGCGGCCGAGGGGCACACCGTGCTGTCCGCCGCCGCGGCGCGCAGGCTCGTCGCGGCGTCGACCGACGGCCTTTCGGCCCGTGACCGGGCACGGAAGCTGACCGAGTCGCTGACCGGGCGGGAGAGGGAGGTGCTGGCCTGTCTCGGGCAGGGACTCTCGAACGCGCAGGCCGCTGCCCGGCTCCATCTGTCCGAGGCCACGATCAAGGGATATGTGTCCCGGACGCTGGACAAGCTGGGCTGCGTTAACCGCACCCAGGCCGGTCTGATCGCCCATGACGCGGGCATCGCCCGCCCGTGA
- a CDS encoding sensor histidine kinase gives MTDGPWHRRHCVVLDVAIAVLFALADTAATMLGASWWPARPGPLAWAVLGVQAAACLSLAARRRAPLTVIGVLGAFTLAVTLLIHPVGAITPEHSANVWAPYSTALAAYGPVLHRQDRRTAYVALGVFSFVVARPWQPSVPVMTVGLLRTAVGPLLALYFEARRRLVLALTERAERAERERHLLAEQARTEERARLAGEMHDVVTHRVSLMVLQAGALRMTAADDATRQAAEQLRAAGCQALDELRDLVGILRTAPGGDESPSVSGFAALVEESTAVGTPAELVEQGDRTLASPVVGRTAYRVVREALTNVRKHAPGARVTVRVEYGEAWLLLTVRNAPPPARAAGAPVGGGLSGTGSGLGIANLRQRIELVHGTLRAGSTPDGGFCVEAGLPAYVPTAEPVVGR, from the coding sequence ATGACTGACGGCCCGTGGCACCGCCGCCACTGTGTGGTCCTGGACGTGGCGATCGCGGTCCTGTTCGCGCTGGCCGACACCGCTGCGACGATGCTGGGGGCGAGCTGGTGGCCGGCCCGCCCCGGGCCGCTCGCCTGGGCCGTCCTCGGCGTGCAGGCTGCCGCCTGTCTGTCGCTGGCCGCCCGCCGTCGCGCCCCGCTCACCGTGATCGGAGTACTGGGCGCCTTCACCCTCGCTGTGACACTGCTGATCCACCCGGTGGGTGCGATCACCCCGGAACACAGCGCCAACGTCTGGGCGCCGTACTCCACCGCCCTCGCCGCCTACGGTCCGGTGCTCCACCGGCAGGACCGGCGAACGGCGTACGTCGCGCTGGGGGTCTTCAGCTTCGTCGTCGCGCGGCCGTGGCAGCCATCGGTGCCGGTCATGACGGTGGGGCTGCTGCGCACCGCCGTCGGACCGTTGCTCGCGCTGTACTTCGAGGCCCGCAGACGGCTGGTGCTCGCCCTGACGGAGCGGGCCGAACGGGCCGAGCGTGAGCGCCATCTGCTCGCCGAGCAGGCGAGGACCGAGGAACGCGCACGACTGGCGGGGGAGATGCACGATGTGGTGACCCACCGGGTGAGCCTGATGGTGTTGCAGGCGGGCGCGCTGCGGATGACGGCGGCCGACGACGCGACCCGGCAGGCGGCGGAGCAACTGCGGGCGGCCGGCTGTCAGGCGCTGGATGAACTGCGGGACCTGGTCGGCATTCTGCGCACGGCGCCCGGGGGCGACGAATCGCCGTCGGTATCGGGGTTCGCCGCGCTCGTGGAGGAGTCGACCGCGGTGGGCACCCCGGCCGAGCTGGTCGAGCAGGGCGACCGGACGCTCGCCTCGCCGGTGGTCGGGCGCACGGCCTACCGGGTGGTGCGGGAGGCACTGACCAATGTACGCAAACACGCTCCCGGCGCGCGGGTCACCGTCCGGGTCGAGTACGGCGAGGCCTGGCTGCTGCTCACCGTACGCAACGCACCGCCGCCGGCCCGAGCGGCCGGTGCCCCCGTCGGCGGTGGACTGTCCGGGACCGGCTCGGGCCTGGGGATCGCCAACCTCAGGCAGCGGATCGAGCTCGTGCACGGCACTCTGCGTGCCGGAAGCACACCGGACGGCGGCTTCTGTGTCGAGGCCGGACTCCCCGCGTACGTTCCGACCGCCGAACCGGTGGTGGGACGGTGA
- a CDS encoding YciI family protein, whose amino-acid sequence MTKYLLLKHYRGAPASFNDVPMDKWTPEEVSDHMQYMQDFATRLEGTGEFVDGQALSPEGTFVRYDGEGRPPVTDGPFAETKDLIAGWMVIDVETYERALELAGELSAAPGAGGKPIHEWLELRPFLTAPPTITE is encoded by the coding sequence GTGACCAAGTACCTGCTGCTCAAGCACTACCGGGGCGCGCCCGCATCGTTCAACGACGTGCCGATGGACAAGTGGACGCCGGAGGAGGTTTCGGACCACATGCAGTACATGCAGGACTTCGCCACTCGGCTAGAGGGCACCGGCGAGTTCGTCGACGGTCAGGCACTCTCCCCGGAGGGCACCTTCGTCCGCTACGACGGCGAGGGGCGGCCACCGGTGACCGACGGCCCGTTCGCCGAGACCAAGGACCTCATCGCAGGCTGGATGGTGATCGACGTCGAGACCTACGAGCGGGCGCTCGAGCTGGCCGGCGAGTTGTCCGCGGCTCCCGGTGCGGGTGGAAAGCCGATTCACGAGTGGCTCGAGCTGCGCCCGTTCCTGACCGCGCCCCCGACCATCACGGAGTGA
- a CDS encoding RNA polymerase sigma factor, translated as MDEALLRALTPTVIGILVRRGADFAAAEDAVQDALVEAVRVWPDDPPRNPQGWLVTVAWRKFLDAARADASRRHREVRVDSEPVPGPGEAVDDTLQLYFLCAHPSLTPASAVALTLRAVGGLTTRQIAQAYLVPEATMAQRISRAKRTVSDVRFNQPGDVATVLRVLYLVFNEGYSGDVDLAGEAIRLARRLAAMTRHEEVSGLLALMLLHHARRPARTGPDGRLVTLAEQDRGLWNTRLIAEGVDVLQTALTRDRLGEFQAQAAIAALHGDARTVEETDWVQIVEWYDELVRLTHSPVARLNRAVAVGEADGPRAGLAALAGLDPALPRHTAVAAYLHERDGDPVTAARLYAEAARSASSLPERDHLTRQAARLNTQLRS; from the coding sequence GTGGACGAGGCTCTGCTGCGGGCCCTCACCCCCACCGTGATCGGCATCCTCGTCCGTCGCGGAGCAGACTTCGCGGCGGCCGAGGATGCCGTGCAGGACGCCCTGGTGGAGGCTGTGCGGGTGTGGCCGGACGACCCGCCACGGAACCCCCAGGGCTGGCTGGTCACCGTGGCCTGGCGCAAGTTCCTGGACGCCGCGCGCGCCGACGCCTCCCGGCGGCACCGCGAGGTGCGCGTCGACAGCGAGCCCGTGCCCGGCCCGGGCGAGGCGGTGGACGACACGCTCCAGCTGTACTTCCTGTGCGCGCACCCGTCCCTGACGCCGGCATCGGCCGTCGCACTCACGCTGCGCGCGGTCGGTGGCCTGACGACACGTCAGATCGCGCAGGCATACCTCGTGCCGGAGGCGACCATGGCGCAGCGGATCAGCAGGGCCAAGCGGACCGTCTCGGACGTCCGGTTCAACCAGCCCGGTGACGTCGCCACGGTGCTGCGCGTGCTCTACCTGGTATTCAACGAGGGTTACTCGGGTGACGTCGACCTCGCAGGCGAGGCCATCCGGCTCGCTCGCCGGCTGGCGGCCATGACCCGTCATGAAGAGGTCTCGGGCCTGCTCGCGCTCATGCTGCTCCACCACGCACGGCGCCCGGCACGGACCGGCCCCGACGGCAGACTCGTAACTCTCGCCGAGCAGGATCGCGGCCTGTGGAACACCCGCCTGATCGCCGAGGGCGTCGACGTGCTCCAGACAGCCCTCACCCGCGACCGCCTGGGCGAGTTCCAGGCCCAGGCCGCCATCGCCGCGCTCCATGGCGACGCCCGGACGGTCGAGGAGACCGACTGGGTGCAGATCGTCGAGTGGTACGACGAACTGGTGCGACTCACGCACAGCCCGGTGGCCCGCCTCAACCGGGCCGTCGCGGTCGGCGAGGCCGACGGCCCGCGGGCCGGCCTGGCCGCCCTGGCCGGGCTCGACCCGGCCCTGCCCCGCCACACCGCCGTCGCGGCGTACCTGCACGAGCGCGACGGTGACCCGGTGACCGCGGCACGGCTCTACGCCGAAGCCGCCCGATCGGCGTCCAGCCTCCCCGAACGCGACCACCTCACGCGACAGGCCGCACGGCTCAACACCCAGCTGCGCAGTTGA
- a CDS encoding MFS transporter gives MTEQRTAGRDGTATAGFDRRLLPPMMLGSVLNPVNSTIIAVTLVPIGDALRVPPAQTAWLVSALYLATALGQPVVGRLIDVFGPRRLFLASTSLVGVAGVVGTLAPNLGMLIASRVLLGFGTCAGYPAAMALLRSEAKRTGQDSPGGVLTALAVANQTIAVLGPLLGGLLIGLGGWRATFALNVPLAVAAVLLGLLRLPREAGTGESPQRGRIAAQLDLPGMALFAVLLISLLVFLMNLHLRDWYLLAIAAAASAAFAARELRAPTPFIDLRVLGGNTPLLVTYGRALVAYVVAYAFLYGFAQWTEEGFGLSPFHAGLVQIPMFLVAIGVSVVSGRREGVRGKLLAGAVGQVAACAVMLTLTGDSAVWMLILVALIFGVPQGLNSLALQNSVYFQADPERTASSAGLLRTFAYVGSMVASSTTAASFGQRADTDGMHHLAWIMLGTGVLHLLMTVIDRTLGRGTAGDTSADTPQAPQTTR, from the coding sequence ATGACTGAGCAGAGAACAGCGGGGCGGGACGGGACGGCGACGGCCGGTTTCGACCGGCGGCTGCTGCCGCCGATGATGCTGGGCTCGGTCCTGAACCCGGTCAACTCGACGATCATCGCCGTCACGCTCGTACCCATCGGCGACGCATTGCGCGTGCCGCCCGCGCAGACCGCGTGGCTGGTCTCGGCCCTCTACCTGGCCACTGCGCTCGGGCAGCCTGTCGTAGGGCGGCTCATCGACGTCTTCGGGCCGCGCAGACTCTTCCTCGCCAGCACGAGTCTTGTCGGGGTCGCCGGTGTCGTCGGCACCCTGGCGCCGAACCTGGGGATGCTGATCGCCTCGCGGGTCCTGCTCGGGTTCGGCACCTGCGCCGGATATCCCGCCGCGATGGCGCTGCTGCGCAGCGAGGCCAAGCGCACCGGGCAGGACAGTCCCGGCGGGGTGCTGACCGCCCTGGCGGTCGCCAACCAGACCATCGCCGTGCTCGGCCCTCTGCTGGGCGGCCTGCTGATCGGGCTGGGCGGCTGGCGCGCCACCTTCGCGCTGAATGTGCCACTGGCCGTCGCGGCCGTGCTGCTGGGACTGCTCCGGCTGCCCAGGGAAGCGGGTACAGGGGAGTCCCCGCAGCGTGGGCGGATCGCCGCCCAACTCGACCTGCCCGGCATGGCGCTGTTCGCCGTGCTGCTGATCTCGCTGCTGGTGTTCCTGATGAACCTGCACCTGCGCGACTGGTATCTGCTGGCGATCGCCGCCGCCGCGAGCGCCGCTTTCGCGGCGCGGGAGCTACGGGCCCCCACCCCGTTCATCGACCTGCGGGTGCTGGGTGGCAACACCCCGCTGCTCGTCACTTACGGGCGTGCGCTGGTGGCCTACGTCGTCGCCTACGCCTTCCTCTACGGCTTCGCCCAGTGGACGGAGGAGGGATTCGGGCTCTCGCCCTTCCACGCCGGGCTGGTGCAGATCCCCATGTTCCTCGTGGCCATCGGTGTCTCGGTCGTCTCCGGGCGGCGCGAAGGGGTGCGCGGCAAGCTGCTCGCCGGCGCGGTCGGGCAGGTTGCCGCCTGTGCGGTGATGCTGACGCTCACCGGGGACAGCGCCGTGTGGATGCTGATCCTCGTCGCCCTGATCTTCGGCGTCCCGCAGGGACTGAACAGCCTGGCCCTGCAGAACTCCGTCTACTTCCAGGCCGATCCCGAGCGCACCGCCTCATCGGCCGGTCTGCTGCGCACCTTCGCCTACGTCGGTTCGATGGTCGCCTCCTCCACAACGGCAGCCTCCTTCGGGCAGCGCGCCGACACCGATGGAATGCACCACCTCGCCTGGATCATGCTCGGCACGGGCGTGCTCCACCTCCTCATGACCGTCATCGACCGCACTCTCGGCCGCGGGACGGCCGGGGACACCTCGGCCGATACGCCGCAAGCGCCGCAGACCACCCGGTAG
- a CDS encoding MarR family winged helix-turn-helix transcriptional regulator — MNESPRLSPSAIQASREVRAVISRLRRRILNAAEAEDMTLGQASVLARLSGKQGVTASELASAEGVRHQSMTATVASLTALGMVKRRPDPDDGRRLLIALTAEGHRRVEEGRQARQEWLAGELQEKCTEEERRAVIAAMAILERLTHD, encoded by the coding sequence ATGAACGAGAGCCCGCGCCTGTCGCCCTCGGCGATTCAGGCTTCGCGAGAGGTCCGAGCGGTCATCAGCCGCCTGCGGCGCCGCATCCTGAACGCCGCCGAGGCCGAGGACATGACTCTCGGGCAGGCGTCCGTCCTGGCTCGCCTCTCCGGCAAGCAAGGCGTCACGGCAAGTGAGCTTGCCTCGGCCGAGGGGGTGCGCCACCAGTCCATGACGGCGACGGTCGCTTCACTGACCGCGCTGGGGATGGTGAAACGGCGGCCCGACCCCGATGACGGGCGCCGTCTGCTGATCGCGCTGACCGCGGAGGGGCACCGGCGTGTGGAGGAGGGCCGGCAGGCCCGGCAGGAATGGCTTGCCGGTGAGTTGCAGGAGAAGTGCACGGAGGAGGAACGGCGGGCCGTGATCGCCGCCATGGCGATACTGGAGCGCCTCACCCATGACTGA
- a CDS encoding YceI family protein, whose protein sequence is MEPKPDNPPAAPRLGRYAIDTASSTVTFGTRHVFGLLPVNGTFEIRSGTVDVAEPLGASVIRVEIAASSFRTGNPMRDDAVRSARFLDADRHPLITFAADGVDGACVTGTLTAHGVAQPVRLSVEQQSATPRGFTARATARIDRTLFGVTASRGMAGRHLDVSIEVECVRG, encoded by the coding sequence ATGGAACCGAAACCGGACAACCCGCCGGCTGCGCCCCGACTGGGGCGCTACGCCATCGACACCGCCAGCTCCACGGTCACCTTCGGGACCCGTCACGTCTTCGGGCTCCTGCCGGTGAACGGCACCTTCGAGATCCGTTCCGGGACGGTCGACGTGGCCGAACCGCTCGGCGCATCGGTCATCCGCGTGGAGATCGCGGCATCGAGCTTCCGTACCGGCAATCCGATGCGGGACGACGCCGTCCGGTCGGCGCGCTTCCTCGACGCCGACCGTCATCCGCTCATCACGTTCGCCGCCGATGGCGTCGACGGCGCCTGCGTCACCGGAACGCTCACCGCGCACGGTGTGGCCCAGCCGGTCCGGCTGTCGGTCGAACAGCAGTCGGCGACACCTCGGGGGTTCACCGCCCGTGCCACCGCCCGTATCGACCGCACCCTCTTCGGGGTGACGGCGTCGCGGGGGATGGCAGGCCGTCATCTCGACGTGTCGATCGAGGTCGAGTGCGTGCGGGGCTGA